Genomic segment of Alteribacter lacisalsi:
TAGACCTTCTTTTTGGACTCCATACCACGGAAACTGAATTCTTTTTTCAGATGACGGATCTGATCCACTTTAATTGTTTGACCGTCGGGACGGATGGTGTGAACATCCGGATGATTACCGGAAAGGATCCGTCTGCAGTCTCCACATTCCCCACACGGCTCTCCTTCTGATGAGTGCCGGCAGAAAAAAGCCCGGGCGAGCTGAACAGCTGTCTGCTGCTTCCCCGTTCCTCTTCCCCCCTCAAAAAGGTAGGCGTGTGCGAGGCGGTTCTTTTTCAGGCTGTTTGTAAGCATTTTAACCACTGTCGGCTGTGTCGCTGCGAGCTGTTCCCAATTCATGTCCGGCCTCCGCTAAAACTTTTCAAATTCTTCTACTGGCAGTACAAATACCGTTGCGCCTCCGACCTGAACCTCCACTGGATAGGGCACATAGGAATCGGCATTGCCGCCCATTGGTGAAATTGGTGCGACGAGCTGTTCACGGGATTTGCAGTTATCTTTAATGATTGACAGAACGTCCTGTACGTTTTCGTTTTCTGTTCCGATCATAAAAGTTGTATTACCGGCTTTTAAAAAGCCTCCGGTGCTGGCAAGCTTCGTTGCCTGGTACTTGTGATCCACAAGAGCATCTGACAG
This window contains:
- a CDS encoding cyclic-di-AMP receptor yields the protein MKLIVAVVQDKDSNRLSDALVDHKYQATKLASTGGFLKAGNTTFMIGTENENVQDVLSIIKDNCKSREQLVAPISPMGGNADSYVPYPVEVQVGGATVFVLPVEEFEKF